From Agelaius phoeniceus isolate bAgePho1 chromosome 38, bAgePho1.hap1, whole genome shotgun sequence, the proteins below share one genomic window:
- the EEF1G gene encoding elongation factor 1-gamma isoform X2 encodes MAVSGTLYTYPENWRAFKALIAAQYSGARLRVLSTPPHFSFGHTNRSPQFLKKFPLGKVPAFEGDDGFCVFESNAIAYYVSTEELRGSTPEAAAAVLQWVNFADSDVVPPASTWVFPTLGILHYNKQATELAKEEVRKVLGVLDGHLRTRTFLVGERVSLADISLVCALLWLYKQVLDPAFRGPFGNVTRWFLTCLNQPQFKAVLGEVQLCQRMAQFDAKKFAESQARKEKGEKEPPRKGEKGEKGEKEPPRKEKPPRKEEKRPQPEEELDECEQVLAAEPKAKDPFAHLPKSPFVLDEFKRKYSNEDTLSVALPHFWEHFDPEGWSLWYCQYRYPEELSQTFMSCNLITGMFQRLDKLRKNAFASVVLFGKDHDSSISGVWVMRGQELAFTLCPDWQVDYESYTWRKLDPGSAECRALVAEYFLWEGDFSHVGKPFNQGKIFK; translated from the exons ATGGCGGTGTCCGGG ACCCTGTACACGTACCCCGAGAACTGGAGAGCCTTCAAGGCCCTGATCGCTGCCCAGTACTCGGGCGCCCGGCTCCGCGTGCTCTCCACGCCGCCGCACTTCAGCTTCGGCCACACCAACCGCAGCCCCCAGTTCCTCAAGAAATTCCCCCTGGGAaag GTCCCGGCCTTCGAAGGGGACGACGGATTCTGCGTCTTTGAGAGCAACGCCATTGCCTACTATG TGAGCACGGAGGAGCTGCGGGGCAGCACCCCCGAGGCCGCGGCCGCCGTGCTGCAGTGGGTGAACTTCGCCGACAGCGACGTGGTGCCCCCGGCCAGCACCTGGGTGTTCCCCACGCTGGGCATCCTGCACTACAACAAACAg GCCACGGAGCTGGCCAAGGAGGAGGTGCGCAAGGTGCTGGGGGTCCTGGACGGGCACCTGAGAACCAGAACCTTCCTGGTGGGGGAGAGGGTGAGCCTGGCCGACATCAGCCTGGTCTGCGCCCTGCTCTGGCTCTACAAACAG GTGCTGGACCCTGCGTTCCGGGGCCCCTTTGGCAACGTCACGCGCTGGTTCCTCACCTGCCTGAACCAGCCCCAGTTCAAGGCCGTGCTGGGGGAggtgcagctgtgccagaggatGGCCCAGTTCGATG CCAAGAAGTTTGCGGAGAGCCAGGCCcggaaggagaagggggagaaggAGCCCCCCAGGAagggggagaagggggagaagggggagaaGGAGCCCCCCAGGAAGGAGAAGCCCCccaggaaggaggagaagcGGCCGCAGCCCGAGGAGGAGCTGGACGAGTGCGAGCAG GTCCTGGCAGCAGAACCCAAAGCCAAGGACCCCTTTGCACACCTGCCCAAGag TCCGTTTGTCCTGGACGAGTTCAAGCGCAAATACTCCAACGAGGACACGCTGAGCGTGGCCCTGCCGCACTTCTGGGAGCACTTTGACCCCGAGGGTTGGTCCCTGTGGTACTGCCAGTACCGGTACCCCGAGGAGCTGAGCCAGACCTTCATGAGCTGCAACCTCATCACAG GGATGTTCCAGCGCCTGGACAAGCTGCGCAAGAACGCCTTCGCCTCCGTGGTGCTCTTTGGCAAGGACCACGACAGCAGCATCTCGGGGGTCTGGGTGATGAGGGGGCAGGAGCTGGCCTTCACG CTGTGCCCGGACTGGCAGGTGGATTACGAGTCCTACACCTGGCGCAAGCTGGACCCCGGCAGCGCCGAGTGCCGGGCGCTGGTGGCCGAGTATTTCCTGTGGGAGGGCGACTTCAGCCACGTGGGCAAACCCTTCAACCAGGGCAAGATCTTCAAGTGA
- the EEF1G gene encoding elongation factor 1-gamma isoform X3, producing the protein MAVSGTLYTYPENWRAFKALIAAQYSGARLRVLSTPPHFSFGHTNRSPQFLKKFPLGKVPAFEGDDGFCVFESNAIAYYVSTEELRGSTPEAAAAVLQWVNFADSDVVPPASTWVFPTLGILHYNKQATELAKEEVRKVLGVLDGHLRTRTFLVGERVSLADISLVCALLWLYKQVLDPAFRGPFGNVTRWFLTCLNQPQFKAVLGEVQLCQRMAQFDAKKFAESQARKEKGEKEPPRKGEKGEKGEKEPPRKEKPPRKEEKRPQPEEELDECEQVLAAEPKAKDPFAHLPKSPFVLDEFKRKYSNEDTLSVALPHFWEHFDPEGWSLWYCQYRYPEELSQTFMSCNLITGMFQRLDKLRKNAFASVVLFGKDHDSSISGVWVMRGQELAFTLCPDWQVDYESYTWRKLDPGSAECRALVAEYFLWEGDFSHVGKPFNQGKIFK; encoded by the exons ATGGCGGTGTCCGGG ACCCTGTACACGTACCCCGAGAACTGGAGAGCCTTCAAGGCCCTGATCGCTGCCCAGTACTCGGGCGCCCGGCTCCGCGTGCTCTCCACGCCGCCGCACTTCAGCTTCGGCCACACCAACCGCAGCCCCCAGTTCCTCAAGAAATTCCCCCTGGGAaag GTCCCGGCCTTCGAAGGGGACGACGGATTCTGCGTCTTTGAGAGCAACGCCATTGCCTACTATG TGAGCACGGAGGAGCTGCGGGGCAGCACCCCCGAGGCCGCGGCCGCCGTGCTGCAGTGGGTGAACTTCGCCGACAGCGACGTGGTGCCCCCGGCCAGCACCTGGGTGTTCCCCACGCTGGGCATCCTGCACTACAACAAACAg GCCACGGAGCTGGCCAAGGAGGAGGTGCGCAAGGTGCTGGGGGTCCTGGACGGGCACCTGAGAACCAGAACCTTCCTGGTGGGGGAGAGGGTGAGCCTGGCCGACATCAGCCTGGTCTGCGCCCTGCTCTGGCTCTACAAACAG GTGCTGGACCCTGCGTTCCGGGGCCCCTTTGGCAACGTCACGCGCTGGTTCCTCACCTGCCTGAACCAGCCCCAGTTCAAGGCCGTGCTGGGGGAggtgcagctgtgccagaggatGGCCCAGTTCGATG CCAAGAAGTTTGCGGAGAGCCAGGCCcggaaggagaagggggagaaggAGCCCCCCAGGAagggggagaagggggagaagggggagaaGGAGCCCCCCAGGAAGGAGAAGCCCCccaggaaggaggagaagcGGCCGCAGCCCGAGGAGGAGCTGGACGAGTGCGAGCAG GTCCTGGCAGCTGAGCCTAAAGCCAAGGACCCCTTTGCACACCTGCCCAAAAG TCCGTTTGTCCTGGACGAGTTCAAGCGCAAATACTCCAACGAGGACACGCTGAGCGTGGCCCTGCCGCACTTCTGGGAGCACTTTGACCCCGAGGGTTGGTCCCTGTGGTACTGCCAGTACCGGTACCCCGAGGAGCTGAGCCAGACCTTCATGAGCTGCAACCTCATCACAG GGATGTTCCAGCGCCTGGACAAGCTGCGCAAGAACGCCTTCGCCTCCGTGGTGCTCTTTGGCAAGGACCACGACAGCAGCATCTCGGGGGTCTGGGTGATGAGGGGGCAGGAGCTGGCCTTCACG CTGTGCCCGGACTGGCAGGTGGATTACGAGTCCTACACCTGGCGCAAGCTGGACCCCGGCAGCGCCGAGTGCCGGGCGCTGGTGGCCGAGTATTTCCTGTGGGAGGGCGACTTCAGCCACGTGGGCAAACCCTTCAACCAGGGCAAGATCTTCAAGTGA
- the EEF1G gene encoding elongation factor 1-gamma isoform X5 has product MAVSGTLYTYPENWRAFKALIAAQYSGARLRVLSTPPHFSFGHTNRSPQFLKKFPLGKVPAFEGDDGFCVFESNAIAYYVSTEELRGSTPEAAAAVLQWVNFADSDVVPPASTWVFPTLGILHYNKQATELAKEEVRKVLGVLDGHLRTRTFLVGERVSLADISLVCALLWLYKQVLDPAFRGPFGNVTRWFLTCLNQPQFKAVLGEVQLCQRMAQFDAKKFAESQARKEKGEKEPPRKGEKGEKGEKEPPRKEKPPRKEEKRPQPEEELDECEQVLAAEPKAKDPFAHLPKSPFVLDEFKRKYSNEDTLSVALPHFWEHFDPEGWSLWYCQYRYPEELSQTFMSCNLITGMFQRLDKLRKNAFASVVLFGKDHDSSISGVWVMRGQELAFTLCPDWQVDYESYTWRKLDPGSAECRALVAEYFLWEGDFSHVGKPFNQGKIFK; this is encoded by the exons ATGGCGGTGTCCGGG ACCCTGTACACGTACCCCGAGAACTGGAGAGCCTTCAAGGCCCTGATCGCTGCCCAGTACTCGGGCGCCCGGCTCCGCGTGCTCTCCACGCCGCCGCACTTCAGCTTCGGCCACACCAACCGCAGCCCCCAGTTCCTCAAGAAATTCCCCCTGGGAaag GTCCCGGCCTTCGAAGGGGACGACGGATTCTGCGTCTTTGAGAGCAACGCCATTGCCTACTATG TGAGCACGGAGGAGCTGCGGGGCAGCACCCCCGAGGCCGCGGCCGCCGTGCTGCAGTGGGTGAACTTCGCCGACAGCGACGTGGTGCCCCCGGCCAGCACCTGGGTGTTCCCCACGCTGGGCATCCTGCACTACAACAAACAg GCCACGGAGCTGGCCAAGGAGGAGGTGCGCAAGGTGCTGGGGGTCCTGGACGGGCACCTGAGAACCAGAACCTTCCTGGTGGGGGAGAGGGTGAGCCTGGCCGACATCAGCCTGGTCTGCGCCCTGCTCTGGCTCTACAAACAG GTGCTGGACCCTGCGTTCCGGGGCCCCTTTGGCAACGTCACGCGCTGGTTCCTCACCTGCCTGAACCAGCCCCAGTTCAAGGCCGTGCTGGGGGAggtgcagctgtgccagaggatGGCCCAGTTCGATG CCAAGAAGTTTGCGGAGAGCCAGGCCcggaaggagaagggggagaaggAGCCCCCCAGGAagggggagaagggggagaagggggagaaGGAGCCCCCCAGGAAGGAGAAGCCCCccaggaaggaggagaagcGGCCGCAGCCCGAGGAGGAGCTGGACGAGTGCGAGCAG GTCCTGGCAGCTGAGCCCAAAGCCAAGGACCCCTTTGCACACCTGCCCAAGag TCCGTTTGTCCTGGACGAGTTCAAGCGCAAATACTCCAACGAGGACACGCTGAGCGTGGCCCTGCCGCACTTCTGGGAGCACTTTGACCCCGAGGGTTGGTCCCTGTGGTACTGCCAGTACCGGTACCCCGAGGAGCTGAGCCAGACCTTCATGAGCTGCAACCTCATCACAG GGATGTTCCAGCGCCTGGACAAGCTGCGCAAGAACGCCTTCGCCTCCGTGGTGCTCTTTGGCAAGGACCACGACAGCAGCATCTCGGGGGTCTGGGTGATGAGGGGGCAGGAGCTGGCCTTCACG CTGTGCCCGGACTGGCAGGTGGATTACGAGTCCTACACCTGGCGCAAGCTGGACCCCGGCAGCGCCGAGTGCCGGGCGCTGGTGGCCGAGTATTTCCTGTGGGAGGGCGACTTCAGCCACGTGGGCAAACCCTTCAACCAGGGCAAGATCTTCAAGTGA
- the EEF1G gene encoding elongation factor 1-gamma isoform X4 translates to MAVSGTLYTYPENWRAFKALIAAQYSGARLRVLSTPPHFSFGHTNRSPQFLKKFPLGKVPAFEGDDGFCVFESNAIAYYVSTEELRGSTPEAAAAVLQWVNFADSDVVPPASTWVFPTLGILHYNKQATELAKEEVRKVLGVLDGHLRTRTFLVGERVSLADISLVCALLWLYKQVLDPAFRGPFGNVTRWFLTCLNQPQFKAVLGEVQLCQRMAQFDAKKFAESQARKEKGEKEPPRKGEKGEKGEKEPPRKEKPPRKEEKRPQPEEELDECEQVLAAEPKAKDPFAHLPKSPFVLDEFKRKYSNEDTLSVALPHFWEHFDPEGWSLWYCQYRYPEELSQTFMSCNLITGMFQRLDKLRKNAFASVVLFGKDHDSSISGVWVMRGQELAFTLCPDWQVDYESYTWRKLDPGSAECRALVAEYFLWEGDFSHVGKPFNQGKIFK, encoded by the exons ATGGCGGTGTCCGGG ACCCTGTACACGTACCCCGAGAACTGGAGAGCCTTCAAGGCCCTGATCGCTGCCCAGTACTCGGGCGCCCGGCTCCGCGTGCTCTCCACGCCGCCGCACTTCAGCTTCGGCCACACCAACCGCAGCCCCCAGTTCCTCAAGAAATTCCCCCTGGGAaag GTCCCGGCCTTCGAAGGGGACGACGGATTCTGCGTCTTTGAGAGCAACGCCATTGCCTACTATG TGAGCACGGAGGAGCTGCGGGGCAGCACCCCCGAGGCCGCGGCCGCCGTGCTGCAGTGGGTGAACTTCGCCGACAGCGACGTGGTGCCCCCGGCCAGCACCTGGGTGTTCCCCACGCTGGGCATCCTGCACTACAACAAACAg GCCACGGAGCTGGCCAAGGAGGAGGTGCGCAAGGTGCTGGGGGTCCTGGACGGGCACCTGAGAACCAGAACCTTCCTGGTGGGGGAGAGGGTGAGCCTGGCCGACATCAGCCTGGTCTGCGCCCTGCTCTGGCTCTACAAACAG GTGCTGGACCCTGCGTTCCGGGGCCCCTTTGGCAACGTCACGCGCTGGTTCCTCACCTGCCTGAACCAGCCCCAGTTCAAGGCCGTGCTGGGGGAggtgcagctgtgccagaggatGGCCCAGTTCGATG CCAAGAAGTTTGCGGAGAGCCAGGCCcggaaggagaagggggagaaggAGCCCCCCAGGAagggggagaagggggagaagggggagaaGGAGCCCCCCAGGAAGGAGAAGCCCCccaggaaggaggagaagcGGCCGCAGCCCGAGGAGGAGCTGGACGAGTGCGAGCAG GTCCTGGCAGCGGAACCCAAAGCCAAGGACCCCTTTGCACACCTGCCCAAGag TCCGTTTGTCCTGGACGAGTTCAAGCGCAAATACTCCAACGAGGACACGCTGAGCGTGGCCCTGCCGCACTTCTGGGAGCACTTTGACCCCGAGGGTTGGTCCCTGTGGTACTGCCAGTACCGGTACCCCGAGGAGCTGAGCCAGACCTTCATGAGCTGCAACCTCATCACAG GGATGTTCCAGCGCCTGGACAAGCTGCGCAAGAACGCCTTCGCCTCCGTGGTGCTCTTTGGCAAGGACCACGACAGCAGCATCTCGGGGGTCTGGGTGATGAGGGGGCAGGAGCTGGCCTTCACG CTGTGCCCGGACTGGCAGGTGGATTACGAGTCCTACACCTGGCGCAAGCTGGACCCCGGCAGCGCCGAGTGCCGGGCGCTGGTGGCCGAGTATTTCCTGTGGGAGGGCGACTTCAGCCACGTGGGCAAACCCTTCAACCAGGGCAAGATCTTCAAGTGA
- the EEF1G gene encoding elongation factor 1-gamma isoform X1, whose amino-acid sequence MAVSGTLYTYPENWRAFKALIAAQYSGARLRVLSTPPHFSFGHTNRSPQFLKKFPLGKVPAFEGDDGFCVFESNAIAYYVSTEELRGSTPEAAAAVLQWVNFADSDVVPPASTWVFPTLGILHYNKQATELAKEEVRKVLGVLDGHLRTRTFLVGERVSLADISLVCALLWLYKQVLDPAFRGPFGNVTRWFLTCLNQPQFKAVLGEVQLCQRMAQFDAKKFAESQARKEKGEKEPPRKGEKGEKGEKEPPRKEKPPRKEEKRPQPEEELDECEQVLAAEPKAKDPFAHLPKSPFVLDEFKRKYSNEDTLSVALPHFWEHFDPEGWSLWYCQYRYPEELSQTFMSCNLITGMFQRLDKLRKNAFASVVLFGKDHDSSISGVWVMRGQELAFTLCPDWQVDYESYTWRKLDPGSAECRALVAEYFLWEGDFSHVGKPFNQGKIFK is encoded by the exons ATGGCGGTGTCCGGG ACCCTGTACACGTACCCCGAGAACTGGAGAGCCTTCAAGGCCCTGATCGCTGCCCAGTACTCGGGCGCCCGGCTCCGCGTGCTCTCCACGCCGCCGCACTTCAGCTTCGGCCACACCAACCGCAGCCCCCAGTTCCTCAAGAAATTCCCCCTGGGAaag GTCCCGGCCTTCGAAGGGGACGACGGATTCTGCGTCTTTGAGAGCAACGCCATTGCCTACTATG TGAGCACGGAGGAGCTGCGGGGCAGCACCCCCGAGGCCGCGGCCGCCGTGCTGCAGTGGGTGAACTTCGCCGACAGCGACGTGGTGCCCCCGGCCAGCACCTGGGTGTTCCCCACGCTGGGCATCCTGCACTACAACAAACAg GCCACGGAGCTGGCCAAGGAGGAGGTGCGCAAGGTGCTGGGGGTCCTGGACGGGCACCTGAGAACCAGAACCTTCCTGGTGGGGGAGAGGGTGAGCCTGGCCGACATCAGCCTGGTCTGCGCCCTGCTCTGGCTCTACAAACAG GTGCTGGACCCTGCGTTCCGGGGCCCCTTTGGCAACGTCACGCGCTGGTTCCTCACCTGCCTGAACCAGCCCCAGTTCAAGGCCGTGCTGGGGGAggtgcagctgtgccagaggatGGCCCAGTTCGATG CCAAGAAGTTTGCGGAGAGCCAGGCCcggaaggagaagggggagaaggAGCCCCCCAGGAagggggagaagggggagaagggggagaaGGAGCCCCCCAGGAAGGAGAAGCCCCccaggaaggaggagaagcGGCCGCAGCCCGAGGAGGAGCTGGACGAGTGCGAGCAGGTCCTGGCAGCCGAGCCCAAGGCCAAGGACCCCTTTGCACACCTGCCCAAAag TCCGTTTGTCCTGGACGAGTTCAAGCGCAAATACTCCAACGAGGACACGCTGAGCGTGGCCCTGCCGCACTTCTGGGAGCACTTTGACCCCGAGGGTTGGTCCCTGTGGTACTGCCAGTACCGGTACCCCGAGGAGCTGAGCCAGACCTTCATGAGCTGCAACCTCATCACAG GGATGTTCCAGCGCCTGGACAAGCTGCGCAAGAACGCCTTCGCCTCCGTGGTGCTCTTTGGCAAGGACCACGACAGCAGCATCTCGGGGGTCTGGGTGATGAGGGGGCAGGAGCTGGCCTTCACG CTGTGCCCGGACTGGCAGGTGGATTACGAGTCCTACACCTGGCGCAAGCTGGACCCCGGCAGCGCCGAGTGCCGGGCGCTGGTGGCCGAGTATTTCCTGTGGGAGGGCGACTTCAGCCACGTGGGCAAACCCTTCAACCAGGGCAAGATCTTCAAGTGA
- the EEF1G gene encoding elongation factor 1-gamma isoform X8, with translation MAVSGTLYTYPENWRAFKALIAAQYSGARLRVLSTPPHFSFGHTNRSPQFLKKFPLGKVPAFEGDDGFCVFESNAIAYYVSTEELRGSTPEAAAAVLQWVNFADSDVVPPASTWVFPTLGILHYNKQATELAKEEVRKVLGVLDGHLRTRTFLVGERVSLADISLVCALLWLYKQVLDPAFRGPFGNVTRWFLTCLNQPQFKAVLGEVQLCQRMAQFDAKKFAESQARKEKGEKEPPRKGEKGEKGEKEPPRKEKPPRKEEKRPQPEEELDECEQVLAAEPKAKDPFAHLPKSPFVLDEFKRKYSNEDTLSVALPHFWEHFDPEGWSLWYCQYRYPEELSQTFMSCNLITGMFQRLDKLRKNAFASVVLFGKDHDSSISGVWVMRGQELAFTLCPDWQVDHESYT, from the exons ATGGCGGTGTCCGGG ACCCTGTACACGTACCCCGAGAACTGGAGAGCCTTCAAGGCCCTGATCGCTGCCCAGTACTCGGGCGCCCGGCTCCGCGTGCTCTCCACGCCGCCGCACTTCAGCTTCGGCCACACCAACCGCAGCCCCCAGTTCCTCAAGAAATTCCCCCTGGGAaag GTCCCGGCCTTCGAAGGGGACGACGGATTCTGCGTCTTTGAGAGCAACGCCATTGCCTACTATG TGAGCACGGAGGAGCTGCGGGGCAGCACCCCCGAGGCCGCGGCCGCCGTGCTGCAGTGGGTGAACTTCGCCGACAGCGACGTGGTGCCCCCGGCCAGCACCTGGGTGTTCCCCACGCTGGGCATCCTGCACTACAACAAACAg GCCACGGAGCTGGCCAAGGAGGAGGTGCGCAAGGTGCTGGGGGTCCTGGACGGGCACCTGAGAACCAGAACCTTCCTGGTGGGGGAGAGGGTGAGCCTGGCCGACATCAGCCTGGTCTGCGCCCTGCTCTGGCTCTACAAACAG GTGCTGGACCCTGCGTTCCGGGGCCCCTTTGGCAACGTCACGCGCTGGTTCCTCACCTGCCTGAACCAGCCCCAGTTCAAGGCCGTGCTGGGGGAggtgcagctgtgccagaggatGGCCCAGTTCGATG CCAAGAAGTTTGCGGAGAGCCAGGCCcggaaggagaagggggagaaggAGCCCCCCAGGAagggggagaagggggagaagggggagaaGGAGCCCCCCAGGAAGGAGAAGCCCCccaggaaggaggagaagcGGCCGCAGCCCGAGGAGGAGCTGGACGAGTGCGAGCAGGTCCTGGCAGCCGAGCCCAAGGCCAAGGACCCCTTTGCACACCTGCCCAAAag TCCGTTTGTCCTGGACGAGTTCAAGCGCAAATACTCCAACGAGGACACGCTGAGCGTGGCCCTGCCGCACTTCTGGGAGCACTTTGACCCCGAGGGTTGGTCCCTGTGGTACTGCCAGTACCGGTACCCCGAGGAGCTGAGCCAGACCTTCATGAGCTGCAACCTCATCACAG GGATGTTCCAGCGCCTGGACAAGCTGCGCAAGAACGCCTTCGCCTCCGTGGTGCTCTTTGGCAAGGACCACGACAGCAGCATCTCGGGGGTCTGGGTGATGAGGGGGCAGGAGCTGGCCTTCACG ctgtgcccagactGGCAGGTGGATCACGAGTCCTACACCtga
- the EEF1G gene encoding elongation factor 1-gamma isoform X7, giving the protein MAVSGTLYTYPENWRAFKALIAAQYSGARLRVLSTPPHFSFGHTNRSPQFLKKFPLGKVPAFEGDDGFCVFESNAIAYYVSTEELRGSTPEAAAAVLQWVNFADSDVVPPASTWVFPTLGILHYNKQATELAKEEVRKVLGVLDGHLRTRTFLVGERVSLADISLVCALLWLYKQVLDPAFRGPFGNVTRWFLTCLNQPQFKAVLGEVQLCQRMAQFDAKKFAESQARKEKGEKEPPRKGEKGEKGEKEPPRKEKPPRKEEKRPQPEEELDECEQVLAAEPKAKDPFAHLPKSPFVLDEFKRKYSNEDTLSVALPHFWEHFDPEGWSLWYCQYRYPEELSQTFMSCNLITGMFQRLDKLRKNAFASVVLFGKDHDSSISGVWVMRGQELAFTLCPDWQVDYESYTPKTTPKIAENIEFRCRFL; this is encoded by the exons ATGGCGGTGTCCGGG ACCCTGTACACGTACCCCGAGAACTGGAGAGCCTTCAAGGCCCTGATCGCTGCCCAGTACTCGGGCGCCCGGCTCCGCGTGCTCTCCACGCCGCCGCACTTCAGCTTCGGCCACACCAACCGCAGCCCCCAGTTCCTCAAGAAATTCCCCCTGGGAaag GTCCCGGCCTTCGAAGGGGACGACGGATTCTGCGTCTTTGAGAGCAACGCCATTGCCTACTATG TGAGCACGGAGGAGCTGCGGGGCAGCACCCCCGAGGCCGCGGCCGCCGTGCTGCAGTGGGTGAACTTCGCCGACAGCGACGTGGTGCCCCCGGCCAGCACCTGGGTGTTCCCCACGCTGGGCATCCTGCACTACAACAAACAg GCCACGGAGCTGGCCAAGGAGGAGGTGCGCAAGGTGCTGGGGGTCCTGGACGGGCACCTGAGAACCAGAACCTTCCTGGTGGGGGAGAGGGTGAGCCTGGCCGACATCAGCCTGGTCTGCGCCCTGCTCTGGCTCTACAAACAG GTGCTGGACCCTGCGTTCCGGGGCCCCTTTGGCAACGTCACGCGCTGGTTCCTCACCTGCCTGAACCAGCCCCAGTTCAAGGCCGTGCTGGGGGAggtgcagctgtgccagaggatGGCCCAGTTCGATG CCAAGAAGTTTGCGGAGAGCCAGGCCcggaaggagaagggggagaaggAGCCCCCCAGGAagggggagaagggggagaagggggagaaGGAGCCCCCCAGGAAGGAGAAGCCCCccaggaaggaggagaagcGGCCGCAGCCCGAGGAGGAGCTGGACGAGTGCGAGCAGGTCCTGGCAGCCGAGCCCAAGGCCAAGGACCCCTTTGCACACCTGCCCAAAag TCCGTTTGTCCTGGACGAGTTCAAGCGCAAATACTCCAACGAGGACACGCTGAGCGTGGCCCTGCCGCACTTCTGGGAGCACTTTGACCCCGAGGGTTGGTCCCTGTGGTACTGCCAGTACCGGTACCCCGAGGAGCTGAGCCAGACCTTCATGAGCTGCAACCTCATCACAG GGATGTTCCAGCGCCTGGACAAGCTGCGCAAGAACGCCTTCGCCTCCGTGGTGCTCTTTGGCAAGGACCACGACAGCAGCATCTCGGGGGTCTGGGTGATGAGGGGGCAGGAGCTGGCCTTCACG ctgtgcccggaCTGGCAGGTGGATTACGAGTCctacaccccaaaaaccaccccaaaaatcgcTGAAAATATCGAATTTCGGTGCCGTTTTCTCTAG
- the EEF1G gene encoding elongation factor 1-gamma isoform X6 — MAVSGTLYTYPENWRAFKALIAAQYSGARLRVLSTPPHFSFGHTNRSPQFLKKFPLGKVPAFEGDDGFCVFESNAIAYYVSTEELRGSTPEAAAAVLQWVNFADSDVVPPASTWVFPTLGILHYNKQATELAKEEVRKVLGVLDGHLRTRTFLVGERVSLADISLVCALLWLYKQVLDPAFRGPFGNVTRWFLTCLNQPQFKAVLGEVQLCQRMAQFDAKKFAESQARKEKGEKEPPRKGEKGEKGEKEPPRKEKPPRKEEKRPQPEEELDECEQVLAAEPKAKDPFAHLPKSPFVLDEFKRKYSNEDTLSVALPHFWEHFDPEGWSLWYCQYRYPEELSQTFMSCNLITGMFQRLDKLRKNAFASVVLFGKDHDSSISGVWVMRGQELAFTLCPDWQVDHESYTPKTTPKIAENIEFRCRFL; from the exons ATGGCGGTGTCCGGG ACCCTGTACACGTACCCCGAGAACTGGAGAGCCTTCAAGGCCCTGATCGCTGCCCAGTACTCGGGCGCCCGGCTCCGCGTGCTCTCCACGCCGCCGCACTTCAGCTTCGGCCACACCAACCGCAGCCCCCAGTTCCTCAAGAAATTCCCCCTGGGAaag GTCCCGGCCTTCGAAGGGGACGACGGATTCTGCGTCTTTGAGAGCAACGCCATTGCCTACTATG TGAGCACGGAGGAGCTGCGGGGCAGCACCCCCGAGGCCGCGGCCGCCGTGCTGCAGTGGGTGAACTTCGCCGACAGCGACGTGGTGCCCCCGGCCAGCACCTGGGTGTTCCCCACGCTGGGCATCCTGCACTACAACAAACAg GCCACGGAGCTGGCCAAGGAGGAGGTGCGCAAGGTGCTGGGGGTCCTGGACGGGCACCTGAGAACCAGAACCTTCCTGGTGGGGGAGAGGGTGAGCCTGGCCGACATCAGCCTGGTCTGCGCCCTGCTCTGGCTCTACAAACAG GTGCTGGACCCTGCGTTCCGGGGCCCCTTTGGCAACGTCACGCGCTGGTTCCTCACCTGCCTGAACCAGCCCCAGTTCAAGGCCGTGCTGGGGGAggtgcagctgtgccagaggatGGCCCAGTTCGATG CCAAGAAGTTTGCGGAGAGCCAGGCCcggaaggagaagggggagaaggAGCCCCCCAGGAagggggagaagggggagaagggggagaaGGAGCCCCCCAGGAAGGAGAAGCCCCccaggaaggaggagaagcGGCCGCAGCCCGAGGAGGAGCTGGACGAGTGCGAGCAGGTCCTGGCAGCCGAGCCCAAGGCCAAGGACCCCTTTGCACACCTGCCCAAAag TCCGTTTGTCCTGGACGAGTTCAAGCGCAAATACTCCAACGAGGACACGCTGAGCGTGGCCCTGCCGCACTTCTGGGAGCACTTTGACCCCGAGGGTTGGTCCCTGTGGTACTGCCAGTACCGGTACCCCGAGGAGCTGAGCCAGACCTTCATGAGCTGCAACCTCATCACAG GGATGTTCCAGCGCCTGGACAAGCTGCGCAAGAACGCCTTCGCCTCCGTGGTGCTCTTTGGCAAGGACCACGACAGCAGCATCTCGGGGGTCTGGGTGATGAGGGGGCAGGAGCTGGCCTTCACG ctgtgcccggaCTGGCAGGTGGATCACGAGTCctacaccccaaaaaccaccccaaaaatcgcTGAAAATATCGAATTTCGGTGCCGTTTTCTCTAG